The Leptospira saintgironsiae genome contains the following window.
CGAAGAAGCACAAGAGAAGACTCAGGATTTTTTACTGATCAATCACCCAGTTCTTCCTGTAGGTGCACCGGATGAATACCTTGCGTTATTCGAAGCAGCATTTGCGGGTAAGCCAGGTTCTTATTTTTTTGGTTGGAATCCATTTAGTTGGAAACTGGGCGGTCTCTCCAAAGTAAGGGCCATCCGTGGTAAAAAAATCACAAGTCCATTAGAAATTCGTTATTGGTCTACAACCCCTTACACTTTTGGAGAGGGAAAGGCGGTTAAATATTCGTTAAAACCTTGCTCAGAAACTAAATCTGAATTACCGGATACCCCTGCTGAAAATTATTTAAGAGAAGCAATGAGTAAACAACTGAAAGAATCTTCGGCTTGTTTTACTTTTATGGTTCAGGTCCAAAAAGATCCGAAGTCAATGCCAATAGAAGATCCAGCTGTTGTTTGGGATGAAGAAACTTCTCCATTCATTCCTGTAGCGGAAGTATTGATCCCTAAGCAAGAATTTACAAATGAAAAGATGGATTCTCTTTGCGAAAACGTATCTTATACACCTTGGCATTCTCTCCAAGAGCATAAGCCTCTAGGCGGGATCAATCGGGTTAGAAAATCTGTTTATCAAGCTATATCGGACTATAGACATGGACAGAATAAGACTAGAAGAAAGGAAATTGATAAGAAGGATATACCTAGCAAATTAATTCCATAAGATTAAACGTTTAATAATTAGGCTCGGATATTCAATCTGAGCCTAATATCGATACGTCTATGATGAAAAAGTCTTTATTTGTATCTCTAATTCTCGCAGTAATTCATCTAAACCTCGCATCGGAAAACAGGACCGATTTTCAAACAAAACAATCTAGTTTACTCGGAATTTATTGGGGGCCTGAGAATAGGACCTTCGGTTGGTATATAGAATTCAGAGAAGACTTTACATTTTTTGAAAATTACGATGGAGATGGATGCGGGGGATATTCCGGAACTTATAAAATAGAATCAGAAAAAGTAATCTTACAAGCTTCCGCAGAAGAATCATGTAAACCTTATAATTTTCAAACCTCCAGAACCTGTAGTATCGTTCCTACAAAATATTCCGTTCGTTATTCCGCTAAATTATACTGTTCCAATGATGCGAGTTATTTCGGAGGATTTCCTCTTCCTGAATCTACAGATAGAAAGATTGAAGGTGTTTCTGTTAAAACCATTCCTGGAAAATCAAAATACTTATCTAAATCGAGTCCGGCACGCACAGGCCCTGGTTATGAGTTCCCTTATATCATTTGTAACACTAACGAGGATGGAAAACAGATCCAGACGGATAAATTCCCGGAAAAGTCAAAGTTAGTACTCCTTGCTAAGGCTCAAGGTGCCAAAGAAAAATCCGAGACTTGGTATTATGCGGATATTCCTTTAGATTGGGGAGGAGGTTGTTTCTATAAAGGCAAAGGTTATACAAGCGCTTGGTTTCCGAAATCAGTTCTATTTGATATGACCGATTCGAAGATAGAGTCATATAATGAATGAAGTCGAGATAAGCAATAACGCTTATCTCGATCAATTTACATTTGGCTTCAGAGATTCAAATTTCCTCATTCCTGAAACTAGTAATTCGATAATCAGCATTTACATGAATCGTAAATTATAGAATAGATACGTTTTCTTTGCAAATTGAATTAATTTTTCCGAATCGTTTGATAAATACAGAATATAAACGTCTGCCATATTATCTTTATGTAAAGCGGTCAAATAACAGTATCTGAATTTTTTATCCGTACCGGGAACCATTTCGAACGCAGTACTACTACCCCAATCTGCTCCGAATTCATCTTTAACCGCTTTGGGAGGAAATGCAGCATAAGAGGTGGCAGCAAATTCTCCTCCCAGATTAATTAGAAAAGTGCTGAAGTGAATTATATAATCGTTCTTTTTAGGGGCGACCATAACAGCTTTAGGGTTATTTTTTTTGATTTCTTCTATCTCTTTGAGAAGGCCAGGAATCGATCTTACGATGTACCTTATCTCGATCTGTTTATCATCGGAAAGAAGAGCGTAATCGTAGTGATACGGTATTTCTTCGTCTTTTGGAACAGGATTGAATTTTGGAGGGACGATTTGGCGAATTAAAAGATTCGTCTCTGCCAGGAGATTTTTAAAATGGGACATCTCTTGCGGTTTTTCTCTTTTTGTAGTCGATTTGCAGGAAGCTAAAATAAGTACGAAGCATAAAGATAAAATGATTTTTTTCATGAGTTTCCTTGGAAAAAGTATTCGGTCTAAATTACTGGGATCTATTTAAGAAAGTATGCCGACTCGATTCCGTCGAATGAAAGTCGCTCGAATGGTCCTTTTTTGGAATCGTTTACAAATAGTCCGCTTTTATCATATCCGACGATTACGATCCATATGGCTTGATCTTCGGTTGCGGTTTTTCTTTTTCCTATTAGGATCGTTCCGGCTTTTACAAGGTCAGGAGTCGGTTCCTTCTGTTGTTTAACAAATTTGTGGTTTAGTTTTTGTTTAAAATCGGCTTTTGCCAACGCGATTACATTATTCAAATCCGTTTCATATTGGGATGAGTTTATGAAAACCCATTGTAGTTTCGCTTTCGGATACGGTTGAACTAACACTGATTGCAGACTATAAACGAAATCGACGTATTCCTGCTCAGTTTCAAAGCTTAGAACGGTATCATTGGTTTCTCCAAAGCCTGGCGAGGAGATAAAGATCGTTAATAAGATAATCGATATGATTCGATATTTCATTCTCTGGTGTTCCTATCGGATTTTGCAGAATGTTGGAATAGAGCAGATCATTTGCAACAAGATTATACGTTCTAATTACGTTATTCGCCACGGGGTACTTTACGCGTTAGTAAACTACCCTATATGCCCCATGAGTTCCTGCAGGAACATCTTTGATTGCCTCGAATTTTAATCCAGTTTCTTGCGCGTTATCAAAAACAGTTTGAGTGATCAGGATCTCGCCCGCTTCTGCAGTATCTTCTCCTAGTTTACTTGCCGTGTTTACT
Protein-coding sequences here:
- a CDS encoding catalase family protein is translated as MGQKLSILYLFFLIFALSCGGPYVKIPDSVELGKEYPFPEEESIAQRTLELTLTSLKESYKDGAVVRRDAHPKHHGCVAATFTVKKDLDAQYNLGVFQSGKSYQSLVRFSNGSQKPKADLEGDIRGVGIKLFDVPGKKILVEEAQEKTQDFLLINHPVLPVGAPDEYLALFEAAFAGKPGSYFFGWNPFSWKLGGLSKVRAIRGKKITSPLEIRYWSTTPYTFGEGKAVKYSLKPCSETKSELPDTPAENYLREAMSKQLKESSACFTFMVQVQKDPKSMPIEDPAVVWDEETSPFIPVAEVLIPKQEFTNEKMDSLCENVSYTPWHSLQEHKPLGGINRVRKSVYQAISDYRHGQNKTRRKEIDKKDIPSKLIP